In Mytilus galloprovincialis chromosome 1, xbMytGall1.hap1.1, whole genome shotgun sequence, the following are encoded in one genomic region:
- the LOC143069406 gene encoding germinal-center associated nuclear protein-like isoform X5 — protein sequence MANPFSQATGGFGQQQRPAFGQASPFGQSTGFGTPPPAYGSGGFGSTPSGFATSGFGTSGMNQPSSGFGTSGMNQPSSGFGTSGMNQPSGGFGTSGMNQPSGGFGTSINQTSSGFGTSINQTSSGFGTSGMNQASGGFGISGTNQASSGFGTSQTGSGGFKTTTSTPGFGPQGSMFGGTGFGTMGPQSASGFGASTTPSFGSGGFGTQSHSGSGLFGNTSTLGGSAVGNQSNTSNAFGGSTFGTATQASRTSTQPKSFGGPTFGTVSQASAIGTPSLGPTTQTGMFGIPSHATVSQTTSFGSPSYETTTWTNTIGPTTKTSTLGSSFATATSTRAQNSFGGFGSATSSGATTFGGSGLGTSQAPTVFGQTTQSSVFGGTGLQTGSSTFGGGTLPVTTSAGSFNTQTTASIGIFGQTGPQSVLSGTTGMLSSGISGQRGIQSTQGPYPFSAAPSVSTGLFGLSGTAGKSEIGGDVKKSDNTKNLFGKPELKMTAPITELSPPSTVLCPVSTAGTAFPSSNKASDSVFGRVQSRASTSGHGMFGKSDVTGVRRRSMDQPGTSFDTDDQTTKRKPSKENDEEPQSKRPIRRLSSADQMSSRVAIVCNYVPNKYNNVFSMKRHFSKFGDVAKVFPNPRKFMTTIHFKTHEAARDAKARGKFLDKGVRPMEIFWSSYRRRSTDESDSTPIKRKSDHEFAGIKPTTKSAKFQWAKNDLDDELAGMSGTSDIASQQINVLDRPDDVGKSSLPGSPVRNSSPGPSSSRNAVTIPTNVDKGSMAVLRNTVCHTAADKLQILNLRDKIIRLGMKKTANLKSKAFVGTCTDMCPEREHYDREVKRRLHLFESMNPGSSNPQVDHSRAVKEYSRSSADQEEPLPHELRPLPALILTMNYLLTEIADRGEDGKWEGWFDFLWDRTRGIRKDITQQQLTTPESAELLEKCVRFHIFCSERLCEEDMHTFDLKINNENMTKCLQTLKEFYHDLDKKQNLFCRNEAEIRSYMVLMNLNEGDILRETQQLRPAVRNTQYINFAVQVHSSLNSNNFVRFFKLVKKASFLQACIMHRYFTQVRSRALLTLIKAYRPKSHYSLNEMVRCLGFESKIEARYFCKFHGLNVTEEFVVLDRTSYVEPEESWLPRRSQNIIESKLSSRIGEVMNGEPLLPLSLPTPINSFDDNLRFVGKLDVNVSDISEIQTKPVVQDKPSVPQPEVIQEVKPEIKPDSGPQKLQYTNDDVKDLAKHLFWEVIGDMAKEVSEDLIQGALMISNGTQDVCDIIVEEVVTEYVGSLSQSYHTEVTLLKQKKDKETMIQSSAVHFTSVIIKDVVDQEVLNLATAEIREVKAQLKREQIDRGAIEISDELVDLVMNEMCEELAEEVYQKDVVERLEELDDICHCIELERAGRFLQRWKKEYLARIKLKRSMLDFPPAVAMDNSYDTVQKLIPERQNDVCDNNGFYVNKLAKLKIDTPERDLTNRWAVDLMLSAHELYRKICHLKSWQPLDIATTAGSQLQKHFKICKSRTFYWKLILSLPDLRLCGGHEEKDVGGLLEKWLRSKFTKGKDETSSDKDKDMLSLYRTEIQYSHSSIVKDLGVCIKAVKDEELGHSDLLGTNGIIFVLPPGVTDDLSAEYWDDARSRLQTLLQLKPLYPPVPLVIMIPLLISDDLDDLVYTGLDLPSFTDEEFVSTIYLRPVDLQDYGRSLDVTQPELNQELQECVQFLAEAYPPQPDIKVRYLKDFIDDYILKKFFSPVLQNLKQRKQNGFLHQMPEQMVILFNHVISHMTKVLASETLKDQSWPVAEFFSTKSPTLCIPASHWNTEDHLYCIEQLTESLQLPWFLNDDFEKDDWSEICEVLWIYIDKVIDDHSGQAKIDLSSKIRLILKNTERDFEDLCYLLEKETRCEPSHENIPWTDVISACIDYKLTVTQFNDTQLNDKFELLAVYMKKELDDYRPPDSWRFMESVKDFNVTTSMKSSMQIAKIKSKAKKAEESLSYEPDHVNKTQNNANIVLEIEPECVQAARKISISLTSDLKKEQRESNKYDEFLKNALLKGDLNNTTMPDISALPPWSVFDSPDKTVSGDHVLLESLSEPLITDEVDKLKKEIDTNRRASDLFESRLKQWLGSPV from the exons AACAACTCCCTCTTTTGGAAGTGGAGGTTTTGGGACCCAGTCTCATTCTGGATCTGGGTTGTTTGGAAATACTTCCACATTAGGAGGGTCCGCTGTTGGAAATCAGTCCAATACAAGTAATGCATTTGGGGGATCTACTTTTGGAACAGCTACTCAAGCTAGCAGAACATCAACTCAACCAAAGTCATTTGGTGGTCCCACTTTTGGAACTGTGTCACAAGCAAGTGCAATTGGTACTCCTTCATTAGGACCTACAACTCAGACTGGTATGTTTGGTATTCCGTCGCATGCAACAGTCTCTCAAACAACCTCATTTGGTAGTCCTTCATACGAAACCACAACTTGGACAAACACAATTGGACCTACAACCAAAACAAGTACACTAGGTTCTAGTTTTGCAACAGCTACCTCTACTAGAGCTCAGAATTCATTTGGAGGGTTTGGTAGTGCAACCTCATCTGGAGCAACAACTTTTGGTGGAAGTGGTTTAGGAACATCTCAGGCGCCGACTGTATTTGGACAAACAACTCAGTCTTCCGTATTTGGAGGTACTGGATTACAGACAGGGTCATCAACATTTGGTGGAGGAACTTTACCAGTCACCACCTCTGCTGGTTCCTTTAACACACAAACAACAGCATCTATAGGAATATTTGGTCAGACAGGTCCACagtccgttttatccggtacaaCAGGCATGCTGTCCTCTGGGATATCAGGACAGAGAGGAATTCAATCAACACAAGGACCATATCCCTTTAGTGCAGCACCTTCAGTATCAACAGGGCTGTTTGGACTGTCAG GAACAGCTGGTAAATCTGAGATAGGTGGTGATGTGAAAAAGTCAGACAACACAAAAAACTTGTTTGGAAAACCAGAATTGAAAATGACAGCACCGATAACTGAACTGAGTCCTCCCAGTACAGTATTATGTCCTGTGTCAACAGCTGGCACTGCTTTTCCAT CATCAAACAAGGCTTCAGATTCTGTTTTTGGTAGAGTTCAGTCTCGAGCATCTACATCAGGTCATGGAATGTTTGGGAAATCTGATGTTACAG GTGTTAGAAGACGGTCAATGGACCAACCAGGAACCAGTTTTGACACTGATGACCAGACAACAAAGAGAAAACCTAGCAAAGAAAATG ATGAAGAACCACAATCAAAGAGACCAATCAGAAGACTCTCCAGTGCTGATCAAATGTCCAGTAGAGTAGCAATAGTCTGTAACTATGtgccaaacaaatataacaatgtCTTTTCCATGAAGAGGCACTTCTCTAAGTTTGGGGATGTAGCTAAAGTTTTTCCTAATCCAAGGAAGTTCATGACCACTATACACTTTAAAACACAT GAAGCTGCAAGAGATGCTAAAGCTAGAGGGAAGTTTCTGGACAAAGGTGTACGTCCAATGGAAATCTTCTGGAGTAGTTACAGGCGAAGATCTACTGATGAATCTGACAGTACACCTATCAAAAGAAAAAGTGATCATG AATTTGCTGGTATAAAACCGACCACTAAAAGTGCCAAATTCCAATGGGCCAAGAATGATTTAGATGATGAGTTAGCAGGTATGTCAGGGACCAGTGATATAGCGTCACAACAGATAAACGTATTGGACCGACCTGATGATGTTGGCAAGTCTTCCTTACCTGGTAGTCCTGTTAGAAATTCTAGTCCAGGTCCTTCTTCATCCAGGAATGCAGTTACCATACCAACTAATGTAGATAAAG gATCCATGGCAGTTTTAAGAAATACAGTATGCCACACTGCAGCAGATAAGTTACAGATCCTGAATCTTAGAGATAAGATTATAAGACTTG GAATGAAGAAAACAGCAAATCTTAAGTCAAAGGCATTTGTTGGTACCTGTACAGATATGTGTCCTGAGAGAGAACATTATGATAGGGAAGTGAAACGAAGATTACATTTGTTTGAATCTATGAACCCTGGAAGTTCA aaTCCTCAGGTAGATCATAGCAGAGCAGTGAAGGAGTATAGCAGATCATCAGCTGATCAG GAAGAACCTTTACCACATGAGTTACGTCCCTTGCCTGCTTTAATACTTACCATGAATTACCTACTGACTGAAATAGCAGATAGAGGAGAGGATGGAAAATGGGAAGGTTGGTTTGATTTCCTATGGGACAGAACTAGAGGCATCAGAAAA GATATAACACAACAGCAGTTGACTACACCAGAAAGTGCGGAACTTCTGGAGAAATGTGTCAGATTCCATATCTTCTGTAGTGAACGCTTGTGTGAGGAGGACATGCATACATTTGACCTTAAAATCAACAATGAAAATATGACCAAGTGTTTACAAACTCTGAAGGAATTCTATCATGATCTTGATAAGAAACAGAACCTGTTTTGTAGAAATGAAGCAGAAATTAGAAGTTATATGGTCCTAATGAATTTAAATGAAGGAGACATTCTCAG AGAAACTCAACAGTTAAGACCAGCAGTGAGGAATACACAGTACATCAATTTTGCTGTCCAAGTCCATTCTTCCTTAAACAGTAACAACTTTGTACGATTCTTCAAGTTGGTTAAAAAGGCATCATTTCTTCAAGCTTGTATAATGCATAG ATACTTCACCCAAGTTAGATCTAGAGCTCTACTGACACTCATAAAGGCTTACAGACCTAAATCACAC TATTCTCTAAATGAAATGGTGAGATGTCTAGGATTTGAGAGCAAGATAGAAGCCAGATACTTCTGTAAATTCCATGGATTAAATGTGACGGAGGAGTTCGTTGTCTTAGATAGGACATCTTATGTTGAGCCAGAAGAATCATGGCTGCCTAGAAGATCTCAGAATATAATAGAAAGTAAACTTAGTAGTCGTATCGGTGAG GTAATGAATGGAGAGCCTTTGTTACCTTTAAGTTTACCAACACCTATAAATAGTTTTGATGACAACCTTAGATTTGTTGGCAAACTAGATGTTAATGTTTCAG aTATATCAGAGATACAGACTAAGCCTGTGGTTCAGGATAAACCTTCTGTACCTCAACCAGAGGTAATTCAAGAGGTGAAACCCGAAATAAAACCAGACAGTGGACCACAGAAACTGCAATACACTAATGAT gaTGTCAAGGATTTAGCTAAACATTTATTCTGGGAGGTAATAGGAGATATGGCAAAGGAAGTATCAGAAGATTTGATACAAGGAGCTTTGATGATATCCAATGGAACACAGGATGTTTGTGACATCATTGTAGAGGAAGTGGTCACAGAGTATGTCGG GTCATTGTCACAGTCATACCACACTGAGGTGACTTTATTAAAACAGAAGAAAGATAAAGAGACAATGATACAGAGTTCTGCCGTCCATTTTACTTCTGTTATTATAAAAGATGTTGTGGATCAAGAAGTCTTAAACCTGGCAACAGCAGAAATAag GGAAGTAAAGGCACAACTTAAGAGAGAACAAATAGACCGAGGTGCTATTGAAATATCAGATGAACTTGTTGACCTTGTTATGAATGAGATGTGTGAAGAGCTTGCAGAGGAAGTGTATCAGAAGGATGTTGTAGAACGACTAGAGGAGTTAGATGATATTTGTCATTGTATTGAACTTGAGAGAGCTGGGAGATTTCTTCAAAGATGGAAGAAGGAGTACTTAGCCAGAATAAAACTGAAACGATCAATGTTAGATTTCCCTCCTGCAGTGGCCATGGACAATAGTTACGATACAGTGCAGAAATTAATTCCTGAAAGACAAAATGATGTTTGTGATAACAATGGATTTTATGTTAATAAACTTGCTAAGTTAAAAATAGACACTCCTGAACGAGATTTAACCAATAGATGGGCTGTTGATCTTATGTTAAGTGCTCATGAGTTATACAGAAAGATTTGTCACCTAAAGTCATGGCAGCCGCTAGACATTGCCACTACAGCTGGTTCACAGCTCcagaaacattttaaaa TATGTAAATCTAGGACATTTTATTGGAAGTTGATACTATCACTCCCTGATTTGAGGCTATGTGGAGGTCATGAAGAAAAAGATGTTGGAGGACTGCTTGAAAAATGGTTAAGGTCAAAGTTCACTAAAGGGAAGGATGAAACATCAAGTGATAAAGATAag GATATGTTAAGTCTGTACAGAACTGAGATCCAATATAGTCACAGCAGTATAGTTAAAGATTTAGGAGTTTGCATTAAAGCAGTGAAAGATGAAGAATTAGGTCACAGTGACCTTCTTGGAACAAATGGAATAATTTTTGTTCTTCCTCCTGGCGTAACTGATGATTTATCTgca GAATACTGGGATGATGCTAGAAGTCGCCTACAAACGTTATTACAGTTGAAACCATTATATCCACCGGTACCCTTGGTGATAATGATTCCACTGTTAATCAGTGATGATTTAGATGATTTAGTTTATACCGGACTAGATTTACCATCATTTACGGATGAAGAGTTTGTGTCCACTATCTACCTTCGACCTGTTGACCTTCAAGATTATGGCCGTTCATTAGATGTAACACAACCAGAACTCAACCAGGAA ttacaagaatgtgtccaattTTTAGCTGAAGCTTACCCACCACAGCCAGACATCAAAGTCAGATATTTAAAAGATTTCATAGATGATTACATACTGAAGAAATTCTTTAGTCCAGTTTTACAAAAccttaaacaaaggaaacagaatGGTTTTCTGCATCAG ATGCCAGAACAGATGGTTATATTATTTAATCATGTGATCAGTCACATGACCAAAGTCTTAGCATCAGAAACATTGAAGGACCAGTCTTGGCCAGTTGCAGAATTCTTCTCAACAAAAAGTCCAACTCTTT GTATACCTGCTTCCCATTGGAATACAGAAGATCATTTATATTGCATAGAACAGTTAACAGAATCATTGCAGTTACCATGGTTTCTGAATGATGATTTTGAGAAAGATGATTGGTCAGAAATATGTGAAGTATTGTGGATTTATATTGACAAAGTCATAGATGACCATTCTGGACAAGCCAAAATAGACCTATCATCCAA gATAAGATTAATTTTGAAGAACACAGAGAGAGATTTTGAAGACCTTTGTTACTTACTAGAGAAGGAGACAAGATGTGAACCCTCACATGAAAATATTCCGTGGACAGATGTCATATCAGCTTGTATAGACTACAAACTAACTGTCACCCAATTTAATGATACACAGCTGAATGAT AAGTTTGAATTGTTGGCAGTGTACATGAAGAAGGAACTAGATGATTACCGTCCACCTGATAGCTGGAGATTCATGGAATCTGTCAAAGATTTTAATG tgaCAACTTCAATGAAATCTTCAATGCAGATAGCAAAAATAAAGTCAAAAGCAAAGAAAGCAGAAGAGAGTTTATCCTATGAACCTGATCAtgtgaacaaaacacaaaataatgcTAACATTGTTCTTGAAATAGAACCTGAGTGTGTTCAGGCTGCACGTAAAATATCGATATCACTAACATCTGATCTTAAAAAGGAACAGCGGGAGTCAAACAAATATGACGAGTTTCTAAAGAATGCGTTGTTGAAAGGAGATTTGAACAATACAACAATGCCTGATATTTCAGCCCTTCCACCCTGGAGTGTATTTGATTCTCCAGACAAAACTGTGTCAGGTGACCACGTACTCCTGGAAAGTTTAAGTGAACCTTTAATAACTGATGAAGTTGACAAActgaaaaaagaaatagataCAAACAGAAGAGCTAGTGATTTGTTTGAAAGTCGGTTAAAACAATGGTTAGGTAGTCCTGTATGA